One Erythrobacter aureus DNA segment encodes these proteins:
- a CDS encoding class I SAM-dependent methyltransferase, which produces MSIFALLAACNGEVIGGDETPRFPEPDRPVSKVGSNQFSTEDQRDSRGEAKTVMDLAQIAEGMTVADIGAGNGYYTVRLAERVGETGRVLAQDIDSAALSRLGRRIERYRLENVSIRLGEFADPKLPANSFDRIFMVHMYHEIEQPYEFLWRMWPALRDGGQVVVVDIDRPTDRHGIDPLLLSCEFEAAGYELVAFKDAPELAGYYAQFKAAATRPKPGEIEPCRGDRAALGEGAEIPGKKEKA; this is translated from the coding sequence ATATCTATCTTTGCACTGCTCGCGGCGTGCAATGGCGAGGTGATCGGCGGTGACGAAACACCGCGCTTTCCGGAACCCGATCGCCCGGTTTCCAAGGTGGGTTCCAACCAGTTTTCAACCGAAGACCAGCGCGACAGCCGAGGCGAGGCGAAAACGGTCATGGATCTCGCGCAAATCGCCGAAGGCATGACTGTGGCCGATATCGGCGCGGGCAATGGGTACTATACCGTGCGGCTTGCCGAACGGGTGGGCGAGACCGGGCGGGTTCTCGCGCAGGACATCGACAGCGCGGCGCTCAGTCGCCTTGGTCGCAGGATCGAGCGCTATCGACTGGAAAATGTATCGATCCGCCTTGGCGAATTTGCCGATCCCAAACTGCCGGCCAACAGCTTCGATCGCATTTTCATGGTTCATATGTATCACGAGATCGAACAGCCTTACGAATTTCTCTGGCGAATGTGGCCGGCCTTGCGCGATGGCGGGCAGGTGGTGGTGGTCGATATCGACCGCCCGACCGACCGCCATGGGATCGATCCCCTGCTACTGAGCTGCGAATTCGAGGCAGCGGGGTACGAGCTGGTTGCCTTCAAGGATGCGCCCGAATTGGCCGGGTACTATGCACAGTTCAAGGCAGCCGCTACGAGGCCCAAGCCTGGAGAGATAGAGCCCTGCCGCGGCGATCGCGCTGCGCTGGGCGAGGGGGCTGAGATCCCCGGCAAGAAAGAGAAAGCATAA
- the prfB gene encoding peptide chain release factor 2 has translation MRAEGQAHIERIEAALSLVRQSLDWERALRRLEELDARVQDPTLWDDPKQAQAITQEQKRLETAINTVREIESEMADAIEFVEMGEAESDADVEREGLDTLARLAERADRDKVQALLSGEADSYDTYLQINAGAGGTESQDWAEMLLRMYARWAERRGFKVETVEYAAGDQAGIKSATLLIKGENAYGYAKTESGVHRLVRISPYDSSARRHTSFSSVWVYPVIDDDIDIEINPSDLKIDTYRASGAGGQHVNTTDSAVRITHQPTGIVVASQNDRSQHKNRATAMNMLKARLFEREMAEREAAASGEYQEKSDIGWGHQIRSYVLQPYQMVKDLRTGVQSPTPDDVLDGALDPFISAALAQRVTGETVEVEDED, from the coding sequence ATGCGTGCCGAAGGGCAGGCCCACATCGAACGGATCGAAGCAGCGCTTTCGCTCGTGCGGCAGTCGCTCGACTGGGAACGCGCGCTGCGCCGCCTGGAAGAGCTCGATGCGCGTGTTCAGGATCCGACCTTGTGGGACGATCCCAAGCAGGCTCAGGCGATTACGCAAGAGCAGAAACGGCTCGAAACCGCGATCAACACTGTCCGCGAGATCGAAAGCGAGATGGCCGATGCCATCGAATTCGTCGAAATGGGCGAAGCCGAGAGCGACGCCGATGTCGAGCGCGAGGGCCTCGACACGCTGGCCCGTCTTGCCGAGCGGGCCGACCGCGACAAGGTCCAGGCGCTGTTGTCGGGCGAAGCGGACAGCTACGACACCTATCTTCAGATCAATGCCGGTGCAGGCGGAACGGAGAGCCAGGATTGGGCCGAAATGCTGCTGCGCATGTATGCTCGGTGGGCGGAACGGCGCGGCTTCAAGGTCGAAACGGTGGAATATGCCGCCGGAGACCAGGCCGGCATCAAGAGCGCGACGCTGCTGATCAAGGGCGAGAACGCCTATGGCTATGCCAAGACCGAAAGCGGCGTGCACCGACTGGTGCGGATCAGCCCCTACGATAGCTCCGCGCGCCGCCACACCAGCTTCAGCTCGGTGTGGGTTTATCCGGTGATCGACGACGATATCGATATCGAAATCAACCCCTCCGATCTCAAGATCGATACCTACCGCGCAAGCGGTGCGGGCGGGCAGCATGTCAACACGACCGATTCGGCGGTGCGTATCACCCACCAGCCGACCGGAATCGTCGTCGCCAGCCAGAACGACCGCAGCCAGCATAAAAACCGCGCCACCGCCATGAACATGCTGAAAGCGCGTCTGTTCGAGCGCGAAATGGCGGAACGCGAAGCAGCCGCCTCAGGCGAGTATCAGGAGAAGAGCGATATCGGGTGGGGGCACCAGATCCGCTCTTACGTCCTCCAGCCATACCAGATGGTGAAGGACCTGCGCACCGGTGTACAGTCGCCGACGCCCGACGACGTGCTCGATGGTGCGCTCGACCCTTTCATTTCGGCGGCGCTGGCGCAGCGCGTAACGGGCGAGACCGTCGAGGTGGAGGACGAGGATTGA
- a CDS encoding NAD(P)H-dependent flavin oxidoreductase: MSFKGLEPITYGGKEVWPLVEGGKGVSATNHMSSGAWAAAGGIGTVSAVNADSYDEDGNPIPQVYPQATRKERFEQLVRYGIDGGTEQVKRAHDIAGGKGAININVLWEMGGAQQVLEGILENCPGLVTGVTCGAGMPYKLAEIAARHNVHYLPIISSARAFRALWKRSYSKVPELMAAVVYEDPWLAGGHNGLSNAEDPTKPEDPYPRVKALRETMRKEGVSEETGIVMAGGVWFLREWENWIDNPELGKVLFQFGTRPLLTQESPIPQVWKDMLRTVEPGDVLLHKFSPTGFYSSAVKTPFLYDLMHRSERQIPIFKRDEEEGTIPLMDHGKAKYYFVHPGDQRKAQAWMHEGFTEALKTPDSTVVFVTPESAEQIRADQQGCMGCLSHCQFSSWKDHDDHTTGRLADPRSFCIQKTLQDIAHGGDPDENLAFAGHAAYRFKQDPFYSNNFTPTVKELVERILTGD; this comes from the coding sequence ATGAGTTTCAAGGGTCTCGAGCCGATCACCTATGGCGGCAAGGAAGTCTGGCCGCTGGTCGAAGGCGGCAAGGGCGTTTCGGCCACAAATCATATGAGTTCCGGCGCCTGGGCGGCCGCTGGGGGTATCGGCACGGTCAGCGCGGTCAATGCCGACAGCTATGACGAGGACGGCAACCCGATCCCGCAGGTCTATCCGCAGGCCACCCGCAAGGAGCGTTTCGAGCAGCTCGTGCGCTACGGCATCGATGGCGGCACCGAACAGGTCAAGCGCGCGCACGATATCGCGGGCGGCAAGGGCGCGATCAACATCAACGTGCTGTGGGAAATGGGTGGCGCACAGCAGGTGCTGGAGGGCATCCTCGAAAACTGCCCCGGCCTCGTGACCGGCGTCACCTGCGGCGCGGGCATGCCTTATAAGCTCGCCGAGATCGCGGCGCGGCACAATGTTCATTATTTGCCGATCATCTCCTCCGCCCGCGCCTTTCGCGCGCTGTGGAAGCGCAGCTATTCGAAGGTGCCCGAGCTGATGGCCGCCGTGGTCTATGAAGATCCCTGGCTGGCGGGCGGTCACAACGGACTGTCCAACGCCGAGGACCCGACCAAGCCGGAAGATCCCTATCCGCGTGTGAAGGCGCTGCGCGAGACGATGCGCAAGGAAGGCGTTTCGGAGGAAACCGGCATCGTCATGGCCGGCGGTGTGTGGTTCCTGCGCGAATGGGAAAACTGGATCGACAACCCCGAACTCGGCAAGGTGCTTTTCCAATTCGGCACCCGCCCGCTGCTGACGCAGGAAAGCCCGATCCCGCAGGTCTGGAAGGATATGCTGCGCACGGTCGAACCGGGCGATGTCTTGCTGCACAAGTTCAGCCCGACAGGGTTCTATTCGAGCGCGGTAAAAACGCCGTTCCTCTATGATCTGATGCACCGCAGCGAACGTCAGATTCCGATCTTCAAACGCGATGAGGAAGAGGGCACCATCCCGTTGATGGATCACGGCAAGGCGAAATACTATTTCGTCCACCCCGGCGATCAGCGCAAAGCGCAGGCTTGGATGCATGAAGGCTTTACCGAAGCGCTCAAGACCCCCGATAGTACCGTGGTTTTCGTCACTCCCGAAAGCGCCGAGCAGATCCGGGCGGACCAGCAGGGTTGCATGGGCTGCCTGTCGCACTGCCAGTTTTCGAGCTGGAAAGATCATGACGATCACACCACCGGCCGCCTCGCCGACCCGCGAAGCTTCTGCATCCAGAAGACGCTTCAGGACATCGCCCATGGCGGTGATCCTGACGAGAACCTCGCCTTCGCCGGTCACGCGGCCTACCGCTTCAAGCAGGACCCGTTCTACTCGAACAACTTCACCCCGACGGTGAAGGAACTGGTCGAGCGGATTTTGACGGGGGATTGA